One window of the Rhipicephalus sanguineus isolate Rsan-2018 chromosome 4, BIME_Rsan_1.4, whole genome shotgun sequence genome contains the following:
- the LOC119390721 gene encoding uncharacterized protein LOC119390721: MATVKCMFVAFYIACGVLLHVYAWDDARWQCIRPIHHIKSVHHAVFVPQQDGTPCMHGYCFQGMCVEDENQRPLQRRKRSLRSFIAGFTLGRRAGLRQARRRSRMRGFGWR, translated from the exons ATGGCTACTGTGAAGTGTATGTTTGTCGCTTTTTACATCGCTTGCG GTGTCTTACTGCACGTGTATGCTTGGGATGATGCACGCTGGCAATGCATCCGTCCAATTCATCATATCAAG TCGGTACATCACGCTGTCTTTGTTCCTCAACAAGATGGAACACCATGCATG CACGGCTATTGCTTCCAAGGAATGTGTGTCGAAGACGAAAATCAGCGCCCTTTGCAGCGCAGGAAGCGATCACTAAGGAGCTTCATCGCCGGATTCACATTAGGAAGACGTGCGGGATTGAGGCAAGCCAGACGACGTAGTCGGATGCGGGGATTTGGCTGGCGCTGA